A section of the Euryarchaeota archaeon genome encodes:
- a CDS encoding 2-hydroxyglutaryl-CoA dehydratase, with protein MVGGKVRGKSLAPVGVNIVQDAERSLELALQDAGIPRERVEIVAGTGYGRFKVHFGQFVVTEISCHAKGAHHLFPKTRLVLDIGGQDTKAIRINERGEVVDFSMNDKCAAGTGRFLDVCANALGYDVADIGALSLTAKAPMRITSTCTVFAESEVTSYLSRGKRPEDIIAGVHASIANRSISLLQRAGIEPEVTFTGGVSRNEGMVRELGNRLKLPINVSPTSQYVGAVGAALFATERVEAGPR; from the coding sequence ATGGTGGGAGGGAAGGTGCGTGGGAAGTCGCTCGCTCCGGTCGGGGTCAACATAGTGCAGGATGCTGAGCGATCCCTGGAACTCGCGCTCCAGGATGCCGGCATACCTCGCGAGCGCGTGGAGATCGTCGCGGGCACGGGGTACGGGCGCTTCAAGGTCCACTTCGGCCAGTTCGTCGTCACGGAGATATCGTGTCATGCGAAGGGGGCGCACCATCTCTTCCCCAAGACGCGGCTCGTCTTGGACATCGGCGGCCAGGACACGAAGGCGATCCGGATCAACGAACGGGGAGAGGTGGTCGACTTCTCCATGAACGACAAGTGCGCCGCGGGAACCGGTCGTTTCCTCGACGTCTGCGCAAACGCACTCGGTTATGACGTGGCGGACATAGGCGCTCTCTCGCTCACCGCCAAGGCGCCGATGAGGATAACGAGCACGTGCACCGTCTTCGCCGAATCGGAGGTCACGTCGTACCTTTCCCGCGGCAAGAGGCCCGAGGACATCATCGCGGGCGTCCACGCTTCAATAGCGAACCGCAGCATCTCGCTGCTCCAGCGTGCCGGCATCGAGCCTGAGGTCACTTTCACGGGTGGCGTTTCGAGGAACGAGGGGATGGTGCGGGAGCTTGGGAACCGTTTGAAGTTGCCCATAAACGTGAGCCCCACGTCGCAGTACGTCGGGGCCGTCGGCGCCGCGCTTTTCGCGACCGAAAGAGTGGAGGCGGGACCCCGTTGA
- a CDS encoding 2-hydroxyacyl-CoA dehydratase produces MTRGADSGAFLGSARELQKQMVDRYYSSLQPGNERKPVAYMLVGGNLAEIVRAFGYEVVFPEIVALTCAIKHTSLDYILKAEAMGYGLDVCGYVKNDLGLQESGGETVFGKIPPPDLLVCSFSGCYVYVKWWEALAEKYGVPLVTFDVPYMRGPTPLKEDMAYMVAQLEEFISKLEKITGRSLDRQELRRILARSRAAEEGWVRFLQRGRERPSPIEAYFEAVFYMFPINVLRGTQEAVDFYEAVNRDVDRRIAERQYPVPTEKVRLVVEGVPPYPHYRTFWDFFKSWGAVSVAATYPKVGGLFDRGFLHDPARPLESIAEYSLGAYVNQSWPLRRAIIADYVKEYEADAVLIHGIKSCRSFTAGQGDLRDYVSRELGVPTLYIESDHQDPRYFAPAQVKNRMDAFFESLEHRRAVSHAAGVV; encoded by the coding sequence ATGACAAGGGGCGCAGATTCCGGCGCCTTTCTCGGCTCCGCGCGCGAGCTTCAGAAGCAGATGGTCGACCGCTACTACTCGAGCCTCCAGCCGGGCAACGAGAGGAAGCCCGTCGCCTACATGCTCGTCGGGGGGAACCTCGCGGAGATCGTCCGCGCCTTTGGTTACGAGGTCGTTTTCCCGGAGATAGTGGCGCTTACCTGTGCCATAAAGCACACGTCGCTCGACTATATCCTCAAAGCGGAGGCGATGGGCTATGGTCTCGACGTCTGCGGATACGTGAAGAACGATCTCGGCCTCCAGGAATCAGGGGGAGAGACGGTATTCGGGAAGATCCCCCCACCCGACCTCCTCGTTTGCAGTTTCTCGGGTTGCTACGTCTACGTGAAGTGGTGGGAGGCACTCGCCGAGAAATACGGGGTCCCGCTCGTCACCTTCGATGTCCCATACATGCGTGGCCCGACGCCGCTCAAGGAAGACATGGCGTACATGGTCGCACAGCTGGAGGAGTTCATCTCGAAACTAGAGAAGATCACCGGACGCTCTTTGGACCGGCAGGAACTCCGCCGGATACTCGCGCGCTCGCGCGCCGCCGAGGAGGGCTGGGTCCGGTTCCTGCAGCGCGGCCGCGAGCGCCCATCGCCGATCGAGGCATACTTCGAGGCGGTCTTCTACATGTTCCCGATCAACGTGCTCCGCGGGACGCAGGAGGCGGTCGACTTCTACGAGGCGGTCAACCGCGACGTCGACCGGCGCATCGCGGAACGGCAGTATCCGGTCCCGACGGAGAAAGTGCGTCTCGTGGTCGAAGGCGTCCCGCCCTATCCCCACTACCGGACGTTCTGGGACTTCTTCAAGTCGTGGGGGGCCGTCAGCGTCGCCGCTACTTACCCGAAGGTCGGGGGGCTTTTCGATCGGGGGTTCCTGCACGATCCCGCCCGACCCCTCGAATCCATCGCCGAATACAGCCTCGGTGCCTATGTCAACCAGTCGTGGCCGTTGAGACGGGCGATAATCGCGGACTACGTGAAGGAGTACGAGGCGGACGCCGTCCTCATCCACGGGATAAAGTCGTGCCGCTCGTTCACGGCGGGGCAGGGGGACCTCAGGGATTACGTCTCGCGCGAGCTTGGCGTCCCGACCCTCTACATAGAGTCGGACCATCAGGATCCACGGTACTTCGCGCCGGCCCAAGTGAAGAACAGGATGGACGCCTTCTTCGAATCGCTCGAGCATCGACGCGCCGTTTCCCACGCGGCGGGGGTGGTCTGA
- a CDS encoding enoyl-CoA hydratase/isomerase family protein: protein MNDSKTSHRIRLRDDHPDPLTPPISKELESESVLYETNAGVARVTLNRPSAYNSYTTSTLHDLARAVEAASIDDSVGVIVLTGQGTRAFCTGGDVKEYADRYVRRPRDYWKYMALFRRAVESLLRCGKPTIARLNGMAVGGGNELHLACDLSVAAEHAYLGQVGVGVGSVACGGATQWLPLAVGDRRARSMLLLNEKVPARRAEQWGLVSRVVPSVRFAGALVEDPAPEAVAKAQRGEDGYSMDLAPLDAAVAEMSDRLLQMFPECLRYTKEQTNFWKELAWSSTVGHGREWLTLHFATHEPYEGMTAFSDKRPPGVAEIRRRMAAGDSTEFTHGPPVKKCGSCGASGLPEDFTFCGNCGEQV, encoded by the coding sequence GTGAACGATTCGAAAACATCTCACAGGATCCGTCTCCGGGACGACCACCCCGATCCTCTGACCCCGCCCATCTCGAAGGAACTGGAATCGGAATCCGTCCTTTATGAAACGAACGCGGGAGTCGCCCGCGTGACCCTCAACAGGCCCTCCGCCTACAATTCCTACACGACCTCCACGCTCCACGATCTCGCCCGTGCCGTCGAGGCGGCCTCGATCGATGATTCCGTCGGGGTCATCGTGCTCACGGGGCAAGGCACGCGCGCGTTCTGCACAGGGGGCGACGTGAAGGAATACGCCGACCGCTACGTCCGCCGGCCGCGCGACTACTGGAAGTACATGGCGCTCTTCAGGCGAGCCGTCGAATCGCTGTTACGCTGCGGTAAACCGACGATCGCGCGACTGAACGGGATGGCCGTCGGCGGGGGAAACGAACTCCATCTCGCCTGCGACCTTTCCGTAGCCGCCGAACACGCCTACCTCGGCCAGGTGGGCGTCGGTGTCGGCTCCGTCGCCTGCGGCGGTGCCACGCAGTGGCTCCCCCTGGCGGTCGGCGACCGTCGCGCCCGCTCGATGCTCCTCTTGAACGAGAAGGTCCCCGCCCGAAGGGCCGAGCAATGGGGTCTGGTCTCCCGTGTCGTTCCCTCAGTCCGGTTCGCAGGCGCGCTCGTCGAGGACCCCGCGCCAGAAGCGGTCGCCAAGGCGCAACGCGGAGAGGATGGCTATTCGATGGATCTTGCGCCGCTCGACGCCGCCGTCGCCGAGATGTCGGACCGGTTGCTCCAGATGTTTCCCGAATGCCTTCGGTACACCAAGGAGCAGACCAATTTCTGGAAGGAGCTCGCCTGGAGTTCCACGGTCGGCCACGGCCGTGAATGGCTGACCCTGCACTTTGCGACCCATGAGCCGTACGAAGGCATGACGGCTTTCTCGGACAAGCGGCCGCCGGGCGTCGCAGAGATCAGGCGGAGGATGGCGGCCGGCGACTCCACCGAATTCACCCATGGTCCACCGGTCAAGAAGTGCGGTTCCTGTGGCGCCTCGGGTCTTCCCGAGGATTTCACCTTCTGCGGAAACTGCGGAGAACAAGTATGA
- a CDS encoding FTR1 family protein: MEFVAEAALIALREGLEALLIIGILLGLVRKMGRSDATRHVWTGFVAGCAAALVLGVLAQTALLGFYATGGAEIFELLAAFVAVVILTYMVFWMWDHTRELMSTMRAKVEAALTAGALATIAMLAFWSVLREGVEVVLFYSVLWSRYPASDLLLSGAVGFLASAAIVASILSRTRKVNLRAFFGITGGLLVLVAGGLLVHSLAALTVLGVIPAAPAIWDTSGLVADESAIGHVLHALTGYTEAPTLLQMVVYSGYVLGFGGAYLWGLGLFHTPSTSGRVVSKPRIAAFLVAVSVVVAAVSAGAANPTDRLAEHSPSEEEKEGAIGNHSHAPAVDQSHALSALAAAPMPPSPGMHP, from the coding sequence ATGGAATTCGTGGCTGAAGCGGCTCTCATCGCGTTGAGGGAAGGACTCGAGGCGCTGCTCATCATAGGAATATTGTTGGGCCTTGTTCGTAAGATGGGAAGATCCGACGCGACGAGACACGTGTGGACGGGCTTCGTGGCGGGGTGTGCCGCGGCTCTGGTCCTCGGCGTTCTCGCGCAGACGGCGCTTCTAGGCTTCTACGCAACCGGAGGAGCCGAGATCTTCGAGCTGCTGGCGGCCTTCGTCGCCGTGGTGATACTGACCTACATGGTGTTCTGGATGTGGGACCATACGCGGGAGCTCATGTCCACGATGCGCGCCAAGGTCGAAGCGGCCCTCACGGCCGGCGCCCTCGCGACGATCGCGATGCTCGCCTTCTGGTCGGTCCTTCGCGAGGGCGTAGAGGTCGTGCTCTTCTACTCCGTGTTGTGGTCGCGCTACCCAGCGTCCGACCTGTTGCTCTCGGGCGCCGTCGGCTTTCTCGCAAGCGCGGCCATCGTCGCCTCCATCCTATCCAGAACGCGGAAGGTCAATCTCCGGGCGTTCTTCGGCATCACGGGTGGACTCCTCGTACTCGTTGCCGGAGGGCTACTCGTGCATTCCCTCGCCGCGCTCACGGTCCTCGGCGTCATTCCAGCCGCGCCGGCGATCTGGGACACTTCGGGTCTCGTGGCCGACGAGAGCGCCATAGGTCACGTCCTCCACGCGCTCACCGGATACACGGAGGCGCCGACCCTACTACAAATGGTCGTCTACTCCGGTTATGTCCTCGGTTTCGGCGGCGCATACCTCTGGGGTCTCGGGCTCTTCCACACACCATCGACCTCAGGGCGCGTCGTATCGAAGCCGCGCATCGCCGCATTCCTCGTCGCGGTATCGGTCGTGGTCGCGGCCGTGAGCGCGGGGGCGGCGAATCCTACGGATCGGCTGGCCGAACACTCGCCCTCTGAGGAGGAAAAGGAAGGGGCGATCGGGAACCATTCCCACGCCCCGGCCGTGGACCAATCCCACGCCCTCTCGGCGTTGGCCGCGGCCCCCATGCCGCCTTCGCCGGGTATGCATCCCTGA
- a CDS encoding pyruvate synthase subunit beta, with protein sequence MTLPPTELVEPGHVACQGCGAALSMRLLLKGLGPNAMLVVPACCWAVIPGSMPGTCLGVPTVFSPFEATAAMASGVKAALRRRGREDVHVVGFAGDGGTADIGIQALSGAAERGEDIIYVCYDNEAYMNTGIQRSGATPPGAWTNTTVGQLQKTTMKKDMPAIMAAHGIPYVATLNPSFPEDFVAKAQKAARIRGMRYLHILADCPTGWKHDPSLMVKVGRLATQSNVWPLYEVEDGRWRLTRVPQKPVPVPEYLREQGRFSDLSPEAVASIQAAVDMKWEELKRRAAAVREVPRSDAIAEVRR encoded by the coding sequence ATGACGCTGCCCCCGACAGAACTCGTCGAGCCCGGGCACGTCGCCTGCCAGGGTTGCGGTGCAGCGCTGTCGATGAGACTGCTTTTGAAAGGCCTGGGTCCGAACGCGATGCTCGTCGTGCCCGCGTGCTGCTGGGCCGTGATACCGGGGTCCATGCCGGGGACGTGCCTCGGAGTCCCCACGGTGTTCTCGCCCTTCGAGGCGACCGCCGCCATGGCTTCGGGGGTGAAGGCAGCACTCAGGAGGCGCGGGCGTGAGGACGTGCACGTTGTCGGTTTCGCGGGCGACGGAGGGACTGCGGACATCGGTATCCAGGCGCTCTCTGGCGCCGCCGAACGGGGCGAGGACATCATATACGTCTGCTACGACAACGAGGCGTACATGAACACCGGCATCCAACGGTCGGGCGCCACGCCGCCGGGTGCGTGGACGAACACGACGGTCGGGCAGCTCCAGAAGACCACGATGAAAAAAGACATGCCGGCGATCATGGCCGCGCACGGGATACCGTACGTGGCGACGCTCAACCCGAGTTTCCCAGAGGACTTCGTCGCCAAGGCCCAGAAGGCGGCCCGCATCAGGGGCATGCGTTACCTCCACATCCTTGCTGATTGTCCCACGGGCTGGAAGCACGACCCGTCGCTCATGGTGAAGGTCGGCCGGCTCGCGACGCAGTCGAACGTCTGGCCCCTCTACGAAGTGGAGGACGGTAGGTGGCGCCTCACCAGGGTACCGCAAAAGCCGGTCCCTGTGCCCGAATACCTTAGGGAACAGGGCCGGTTCTCGGACCTTTCGCCCGAGGCGGTCGCGAGCATCCAGGCGGCGGTCGACATGAAGTGGGAGGAATTGAAGCGCCGCGCGGCGGCCGTTCGGGAGGTTCCCCGGTCCGATGCGATCGCGGAGGTCCGAAGATGA
- the porA gene encoding pyruvate ferredoxin oxidoreductase, with protein MVRELLSGNQAVAEAVRLARAQVIAAYPITPQTTIIERLAELVGSGELEADYITVESEHSAMAACVAASLAGARTFTATSSQGLLLMHELLHWTSGQRTPVVMANVNRAVAPPWNIWADHSDSMAQRDTGWIQMYAETNQEALDATLFAYRVAEDRSVMLPAMVMEDAFLLSHTYMPVEVPEASDVDAYLPAYDPPRRLEPGEMQLFGSFSPPDLAYMEFRRDIARAMEDAHAKMAEAAKRFERVFGRRFPGPLEEYRTDGADVVLIASGSIAATARDAVDELRRSGLKAGLVRLFVFRPFPTDEIRRIAERFPLIGVVDRAYSSGSGGPLATESKAAIMGMRDPPRVESFIAGLGGRDVRPEDLVAIVRRMVKGGGDHEQWVGLKGVT; from the coding sequence ATGGTGCGGGAGCTACTCTCGGGAAACCAGGCGGTCGCCGAGGCTGTCAGGCTCGCAAGGGCCCAAGTCATCGCCGCCTACCCCATCACCCCCCAGACGACCATCATAGAACGGCTCGCGGAACTCGTCGGATCCGGGGAGCTCGAGGCCGACTACATCACCGTGGAGAGCGAGCATTCGGCCATGGCGGCCTGTGTGGCCGCATCCCTTGCGGGCGCTAGGACTTTCACGGCGACTTCAAGCCAGGGGCTTCTCCTCATGCACGAACTCCTCCATTGGACATCGGGTCAACGCACGCCCGTCGTCATGGCCAACGTCAATCGCGCGGTCGCCCCGCCGTGGAACATCTGGGCGGACCACAGCGATTCCATGGCCCAGAGAGACACGGGATGGATACAGATGTACGCCGAGACCAACCAGGAGGCGCTCGACGCGACCCTCTTCGCCTACCGAGTGGCCGAGGACCGGTCGGTCATGCTTCCCGCGATGGTCATGGAAGACGCGTTCCTCCTGTCGCACACCTACATGCCCGTGGAGGTCCCGGAAGCCTCGGACGTGGATGCGTACTTGCCCGCGTACGATCCGCCGCGCCGACTCGAACCCGGAGAGATGCAACTGTTCGGGTCGTTTTCGCCACCGGATCTCGCGTACATGGAGTTCCGCCGCGACATCGCGAGGGCGATGGAGGACGCGCACGCGAAGATGGCGGAGGCGGCAAAGCGGTTCGAGCGCGTGTTCGGGCGCAGGTTCCCCGGCCCCCTTGAGGAATACAGGACAGACGGCGCCGACGTCGTCCTCATCGCATCTGGGTCGATCGCCGCCACCGCCCGAGATGCGGTGGACGAGTTGAGGCGGTCTGGCCTCAAGGCGGGGCTTGTCAGGCTGTTCGTGTTCCGGCCGTTCCCCACCGACGAGATACGCCGGATCGCAGAGCGCTTCCCATTGATCGGGGTCGTGGACCGCGCCTACTCGTCAGGCTCGGGCGGACCCTTGGCCACCGAGTCCAAAGCGGCCATCATGGGCATGCGAGACCCGCCCCGCGTCGAATCCTTCATCGCCGGGCTTGGAGGGCGCGACGTACGCCCCGAGGATCTCGTGGCGATCGTGCGCCGTATGGTGAAGGGAGGCGGCGATCACGAGCAGTGGGTCGGATTGAAGGGGGTGACTTGA
- a CDS encoding 4Fe-4S binding protein: MTTELAGRRLWGPEAWVSTRAGPGARSWRARRPALDLAKCTGCLICWKFCPEPAILRSGEKVAIDLASCKGCGVCAVECPVHAIAMVDEEGP; encoded by the coding sequence TTGACCACGGAGCTCGCAGGACGCCGGTTATGGGGACCAGAGGCATGGGTCTCCACCCGTGCGGGCCCCGGCGCGAGATCCTGGCGGGCACGCCGTCCGGCACTCGACCTCGCGAAATGCACAGGCTGCTTGATTTGTTGGAAGTTCTGCCCCGAGCCGGCGATCCTGCGGTCCGGTGAGAAGGTCGCGATCGATCTTGCCTCGTGCAAGGGTTGCGGCGTCTGCGCAGTCGAATGTCCCGTGCATGCGATCGCGATGGTCGACGAGGAGGGCCCCTGA
- a CDS encoding 2-oxoacid:acceptor oxidoreductase family protein: MAASTVAALPGGRGLFEVRFHGRGGQGTVVASILLAQAAFLEGRGVQAFPFFGVERRGAPVLAHTRIGEGAVRLACAVDRPDAVVVMDPSLVGGLGRRLLDGVRDGGVILLNSRRPPPAAMISSDALRVHAVDASSIAVGHGLGSPSNPIVNTAILGALAKATGIVSIESLERSIRYKAPARIEENVAAAHEAYESLVVA, from the coding sequence ATGGCGGCATCCACGGTCGCCGCGCTTCCCGGCGGTCGCGGGCTTTTCGAGGTCAGGTTCCACGGCCGCGGCGGGCAAGGCACCGTCGTCGCCTCCATCCTTCTCGCACAAGCAGCCTTCCTTGAGGGCCGCGGTGTGCAGGCCTTCCCGTTCTTCGGCGTCGAACGTCGCGGCGCTCCCGTCCTGGCGCACACGCGTATCGGCGAGGGCGCCGTCAGGCTCGCGTGCGCGGTGGACCGGCCCGACGCTGTTGTGGTCATGGACCCATCGCTTGTCGGCGGCCTCGGTCGCAGGCTCCTCGACGGGGTCCGGGACGGCGGAGTCATCCTCTTGAACTCCCGCCGGCCGCCCCCGGCCGCCATGATCTCTTCTGACGCCCTGCGCGTCCACGCCGTCGACGCGTCGTCGATCGCCGTCGGTCATGGCTTGGGCTCCCCGTCCAACCCGATAGTGAACACGGCCATCCTCGGGGCGCTCGCCAAGGCGACCGGGATCGTAAGCATCGAATCCCTCGAACGTTCGATCAGGTACAAGGCCCCTGCGAGGATCGAGGAGAACGTGGCCGCGGCCCACGAAGCCTACGAATCGTTGGTGGTCGCTTGA
- a CDS encoding helix-turn-helix domain-containing protein, whose protein sequence is MADPHMSGENSFVMVLEMETPRGAWCRDVHASHPDTKVRIASCFPRGDGSFMEVVSLTGPGWEAALHRVLGDATLEPEIVERSQEGAVVRLIVRECAFPKAVRESGALPRFPFEVKDGRDRWLLISTRERAQTFLGALRQLGNGVKVLYAGRRRDNGGLTSRQREILGSAVNAGYYEFPRKVSLSDMADRLGVSKSSLSETLMLIEKKVVAKYLEGT, encoded by the coding sequence ATGGCAGACCCTCACATGTCAGGCGAAAACTCGTTCGTCATGGTTCTTGAGATGGAGACTCCCCGGGGCGCATGGTGCCGCGACGTTCACGCGTCCCACCCCGACACGAAGGTCAGGATCGCGTCCTGCTTCCCGCGCGGTGACGGCTCTTTCATGGAGGTCGTGAGCCTGACCGGACCCGGGTGGGAGGCGGCGCTTCATCGGGTCCTTGGTGACGCTACCCTGGAGCCAGAGATAGTCGAGCGTTCCCAAGAGGGTGCCGTCGTCAGGTTGATCGTCCGGGAGTGCGCGTTCCCGAAGGCCGTCCGCGAGAGCGGCGCCCTGCCCCGGTTCCCATTCGAGGTGAAGGATGGACGCGACAGGTGGCTCCTTATCTCCACGAGGGAACGGGCACAGACTTTCTTGGGCGCGCTCCGGCAGTTGGGAAACGGGGTGAAGGTCCTCTACGCCGGACGCCGGCGGGACAACGGTGGCCTGACGTCGCGCCAGCGTGAGATCCTGGGCTCTGCGGTCAACGCCGGTTATTACGAGTTCCCCCGTAAGGTCAGTCTCTCCGACATGGCCGACAGGCTCGGCGTCTCCAAGTCGAGCCTCTCCGAGACGCTGATGTTGATCGAGAAGAAGGTCGTCGCGAAGTACTTGGAGGGGACGTGA
- a CDS encoding multicopper oxidase domain-containing protein yields MILVLISAIAGGAITYAITDTDFAPPFGGASAQGAAKIRSYSLDMVATDIEVGEGTVWHAWTFNGSVPGPMLEVMVGETLRVTVHNKHTLTHSFHTHVSPYPLEMDGSQINTITGVGAGAMIPPGGEYTYEYRPTLPGLYYYHCHSADGDMMISQHIAQGLYGAIIVKSPDEPQVRDEVVFMAEIGSKVDGDNRPFFIMNGKGIPGGEHTLEKIFAEKGIDGVVAQFGKTVPAFNGKIGETVRFNVVNIGDQIHSFHLHGMNMVRDDDPQKIVTANVLQLVPGGAGRFLVTPTEPGVWLFHCHVVSHADMGMIGVFVVG; encoded by the coding sequence ATGATTCTGGTCCTCATTTCCGCCATCGCCGGCGGCGCGATCACTTACGCGATCACGGACACCGACTTCGCCCCGCCCTTCGGCGGCGCGTCCGCCCAAGGGGCCGCCAAGATCCGTTCCTACTCCCTCGACATGGTCGCCACCGACATCGAGGTCGGCGAAGGCACGGTCTGGCACGCTTGGACGTTCAACGGCAGCGTCCCCGGTCCCATGCTAGAGGTGATGGTCGGTGAAACGCTCCGAGTGACGGTCCACAACAAGCACACTCTTACCCATAGCTTCCACACCCACGTCTCTCCCTACCCCCTCGAGATGGACGGGAGCCAGATCAATACGATCACGGGCGTGGGCGCCGGCGCGATGATCCCTCCGGGCGGCGAATACACTTACGAATACCGACCCACGCTGCCAGGGCTCTACTACTACCACTGCCACAGCGCCGACGGCGACATGATGATCAGCCAACACATAGCGCAGGGCCTGTACGGCGCGATAATCGTGAAGTCTCCCGATGAGCCGCAGGTACGTGACGAAGTCGTGTTCATGGCGGAGATCGGCAGCAAGGTGGACGGGGACAACAGGCCCTTCTTCATCATGAATGGGAAGGGGATTCCCGGCGGGGAGCACACGTTGGAGAAGATCTTCGCAGAGAAGGGGATCGACGGAGTGGTCGCACAATTCGGCAAGACCGTCCCCGCCTTCAACGGCAAGATAGGCGAGACCGTCAGGTTCAACGTGGTGAACATCGGGGACCAGATCCACAGCTTCCACCTCCACGGCATGAACATGGTCCGCGACGACGACCCCCAAAAGATCGTGACGGCCAACGTGCTACAGCTCGTGCCCGGCGGCGCGGGACGGTTCCTCGTGACGCCCACGGAACCGGGAGTGTGGCTATTCCACTGCCACGTCGTGAGCCACGCCGACATGGGGATGATCGGCGTCTTCGTGGTGGGTTGA
- a CDS encoding universal stress protein, whose product MPRVDRDESAEVGAAIEGLTRMRDQAPAGRKAAPLALRKILLAIDEFEGSQKAIAWTPALAGAFGSKVLVAHVLPSAVPSAPIDFGYGLGESASLLQELSKRGQGTVDNALGVLSRHGVTGTPLFSSGHPVAEIVRLAKNERVDLVVVGSHGRGAVGRLLLGSVADGVKNHVRASVLIAKGYPPPERILVATDGSRASKRAAALGMRLRRAFDASMTVLHVADMLLYGPPETGRKAFEAAFEGLDPVWNERKMTFDIESGHAAERIIERARLEESDLVILGSRGLSPLKTLVAGSVSDRVSHESNTSILIVKEASR is encoded by the coding sequence ATGCCGCGCGTCGATCGTGATGAATCGGCCGAAGTGGGAGCGGCGATCGAAGGATTGACACGCATGCGCGACCAGGCTCCCGCCGGGCGAAAGGCGGCGCCACTCGCGCTCCGGAAGATTCTGTTGGCGATCGACGAATTCGAGGGGTCGCAGAAGGCGATAGCCTGGACCCCAGCTCTTGCCGGCGCGTTCGGTTCGAAGGTCCTTGTCGCGCACGTGCTCCCGTCGGCCGTGCCCTCGGCCCCCATCGATTTCGGTTACGGTCTTGGCGAGTCGGCGTCGCTGCTCCAAGAACTGTCAAAGCGAGGGCAAGGCACTGTGGATAACGCGCTTGGAGTCCTTTCAAGACACGGGGTCACGGGCACTCCACTCTTTTCGTCAGGGCACCCGGTCGCAGAAATCGTCCGGCTCGCCAAGAATGAACGTGTCGACCTCGTCGTCGTCGGATCCCACGGACGAGGCGCTGTGGGCCGCCTCCTTCTTGGAAGCGTCGCTGACGGGGTGAAGAACCATGTGCGGGCAAGCGTCCTCATCGCGAAGGGCTATCCGCCGCCCGAACGCATCCTCGTGGCGACCGACGGCTCGCGGGCAAGCAAGAGGGCCGCGGCCCTTGGGATGCGGCTTCGACGCGCGTTTGACGCTTCAATGACGGTTCTTCACGTGGCCGACATGCTCCTTTACGGGCCGCCCGAAACCGGACGAAAGGCCTTCGAAGCGGCCTTCGAGGGCCTGGACCCGGTCTGGAACGAGAGGAAGATGACATTCGACATCGAATCCGGGCACGCGGCCGAACGCATCATCGAACGCGCAAGACTCGAAGAATCGGATCTTGTGATCCTTGGCTCCCGGGGCCTGTCGCCGTTGAAGACCCTCGTCGCAGGAAGCGTGAGCGATCGCGTCTCCCACGAGTCCAACACGTCAATCCTCATCGTCAAGGAGGCATCCCGTTGA
- a CDS encoding YHS domain-containing protein, with protein sequence MNGVPVARDPVCGMLLPASESTLASHIEAKTYYFCSESCRTRFGARPAAYLEATA encoded by the coding sequence ATGAACGGCGTCCCCGTTGCCCGCGACCCCGTCTGCGGCATGCTCTTGCCGGCCTCCGAGTCCACGCTGGCGAGCCACATTGAGGCCAAGACCTATTATTTCTGTTCAGAATCCTGCCGCACGCGCTTTGGCGCTCGCCCCGCGGCCTACCTCGAGGCGACAGCATGA